A window from Triticum aestivum cultivar Chinese Spring chromosome 6D, IWGSC CS RefSeq v2.1, whole genome shotgun sequence encodes these proteins:
- the LOC123145202 gene encoding rop guanine nucleotide exchange factor 14, whose amino-acid sequence MRMKTLACCRRRPQDFSVDMDQEPEKVTTYNGLESCIFNSSSYDEDSGVSATTGADGCVTADSLEDEASSCSSSKDVDGSSFSSQCLPLSKQEEHSLYEFDTLDAIHLLPLKGKNPITYTLSAADIEIMKEKFAKLLLGDDVSGGARGVCAALALSNGITNLSATIFGELWKLEPLCEEKKIRWRKEMDWLLSPTTYMVELVPTKQNGADGCMFEIMTPKARSDVHVNLPALQKLDSMLIEVLDSMVDTEYWYVESGSRSGGRGKNNGERQTKKWWLPSPCVPEQGLSQFQRKRIVFQAKLVHQILKAAKSINEQVLLQIPIPMAVMDALPKSGRSSLGEDLYHAITTDYIPIEEIFVSLSLKTEHSVLETMNRLEGALFAWNQRISEERSRRSPARHSWKFMKDSSSELEKMSACIKRVETLIQLLKSRFPNLPPTFIDVVKVQYNEDVGHAIVEAYSRVLVGVAFSILSRVAEIMLEDDLVKKPNTPMATLKFDLSSDVYLAGITETPPGHIRRSLMDQISMVDGRFDAVVKKRGAKQLMW is encoded by the exons atgaggatgaagacgcTGGCCTGCTGCCGGCGGCGGCCGCAGGACTTCAGCGTCGACATGGACCAAGAGCCGGAAA AGGTGACGACATACAATGGCCTCGAGAGCTGCATTTTCAACAGTTCCTCATATGATGAGGATAGTGGCGTTAGTGCAACAACAGGGGCGGATGGCTGTGTCACCGCTGATTCCCTTGAAGATGAAGCTTCAAGTTGCTCCTCCAGCAAAGATGTTGATGGCTCTTCCTTCTCTTCCCAATGCCTTCCACTGAGCAAGCAGGAGGAGCATTCACTTTATGAGTTCGATACACTCGATGCTATTCATCTACTCCCTCTCAAAGGGAAGAATCCAATCACATATACGTTGAGTGCTGCTGATATTGAGATCATGAAGGAGAAGTTTGCAAAGCTACTGCTTGGTGATGACGTTTCTGGAGGTGCCAGAGGAGTTTGTGCTGCTCTGGCCTTGTCCAATGGCATAACCAATCTCTCAG CCACTATTTTTGGAGAGCTGTGGAAGTTGGAACCATTGTGTGAGGAAAAGAAGATCAGGTGGAGGAAGGAAATGGACTGGTTGCTTTCTCCTACGACCTACATGGTCGAGCTGGTACCTACAAAGCAAAATGGAGCAGATGGGTGCATGTTTGAG ATTATGACCCCAAAGGCCCGTTCAGATGTTCATGTGAACCTTCCTGCTCTACAGAAGCTTGATTCCATGCTAATT GAAGTTCTGGACTCGATGGTGGACACAGAGTATTGGTACGTGGAGAGTGGTAGCCGATCAGGTGGCCGGGGCAAAAATAATGGTGAAAGACAGACCAAAAAGTGGTGGCTTCCATCCCCTTGTGTCCCTGAACAAGGTCTATCTCAGTTCCAGAGGAAAAGGATTGTGTTTCAGGCAAAACTTGTTCATCAAATCCTCAAAGCTGCCAAGTCTATCAACGAACAAGTCCTGCTTCAGATCCCTATTCCCATGGCTGTTATGGACGCCCTTCCAAAG TCTGGTAGATCTAGCTTGGGTGAAGACCTGTACCATGCCATAACCACGGACTATATTCCCATCGAAGAAATCTTTGTTTCTCTGAGTCTAAAAACCGAGCATAGCGTGCTCGAGACCATGAACCGGTTAGAGGGTGCACTGTTTGCATGGAACCAAAGGATCTCAGAGGAGAGAAGCAGGAGGTCCCCTGCACGGCATTCGTGGAAGTTCATGAAGGACAGTTCGTCGGAGCTGGAGAAGATGTCGGCGTGCATCAAAAGGGTCGAGACCCTCATCCAGCTTCTGAAGTCCAGGTTCCCCAACCTGCCTCCAACGTTCATCGACGTCGTGAAGGTCCAGTATAACGAG GATGTGGGGCACGCCATTGTGGAGGCCTACTCGAGGGTTCTTGTAGGGGTGGCGTTCAGCATCCTGTCCCGGGTGGCGGAGATCATGCTGGAGGACGACCTGGTGAAGAAGCCCAACACGCCCATGGCCACCCTCAAGTTCGACCTCTCCTCCGACGTGTACCTGGCGGGCATCACCGAGACGCCGCCGGGCCACATCCGGCGGTCCCTCATGGACCAGATCAGCATGGTCGACGGCCGCTTCGATGCCGTCGTCAAGAAGAGAGGGGCCAAGCAGCTCATGTGGTGA